A window of the Henckelia pumila isolate YLH828 chromosome 3, ASM3356847v2, whole genome shotgun sequence genome harbors these coding sequences:
- the LOC140887714 gene encoding uncharacterized protein isoform X2, with translation MAVDVRCCGGSAVPTLSFRRTENVFLRHHASCQPPRKITRRFIAFAVLKRSPKRLKYSTPRFAKEDELLYVEVDPAGSDSWKLDPMIELLKEGAVGVIPTDTVYALVCDLRNNSAIERLRRIKDIQPSKPLSILCRSFRDIDTYTTGFPRGNGQGLTNIFRAVKHCLPGPYTFILTGSKELPKQCIRHGTTASKYASRKNVGVRIPDDAVCQAILEKMDAPLISTSVKSLKDNEWILDPVVIADVYGPEGLDFVVDAGMRIADPSTVVDMTASSPRIIRHGKVRAALVTMCCNSVLSQVLWYCNNFSCG, from the exons ATGGCGGTGGATGTCAGATGTTGCGGCGGCTCCGCCGTACCAACGTTATCATTCCGACGCACTGAGAATGTATTCTTGCGTCATCACGCTTCCTGTCAACCTCCTCGGAAAATCACCCGTCGATTCATTGCGTTTGCTGTACTGAAGAGGAGCCCCAAACGACTCAAATACTCCACTCCTCGCTTTGCTAAG GAGGACGAGTTGCTTTATGTTGAAGTTGATCCTGCTGGGTCGGACTCATGGAAACTCGACCCGATGATCGAGCTTTTGAAGGAGGGAGCTGTTGGAGTTATACCTACTGACACCGT GTATGCTCTAGTTTGTGATCTGAGAAACAATTCAGCCATTGAACGACTGCGGAG AATAAAGGATATTCAGCCTTCTAAG CCTCTTAGTATTTTGTGTCGTTCCTTTAGAGACATAGATACATATACCACAGGATTTCCTAGGGGCAATGGCCAGGGTCTTACAAACATTTTTCGAGCAGTTAAACATTGTCTTCCGGGCCCG TATACTTTCATTTTAACTGGCAGCAAAGAATTGCCAAAACAATGTATAAGACACGGGACTACAGCGTCCAAGTATGCATCAAGGAAAAACGTTGGAGTTCGTATACCTGATGATGCCGTGTGTCAGGCTATATTGGAGAAGATGGACGCACCTTTGATATCCACGAG TGTCAAATCATTGAAGGACAACGAATGGATATTAGATCCTGTTGTGATAGCTGACGTATACGGACCAGAG GGCCTTGATTTTGTTGTCGATGCTGGTATGAGGATAGCTGATCCATCTACTGTGGTGGACATGACCGCGAGTTCTCCTCGAATTATACGACACGGAAAGGTAAGAGCTGCACTAGTTActatgtgttgtaactcagtccTTTCTCAAGTTCTATGGTACTGTAACAATTTCTCCTGTGGGTGA
- the LOC140889933 gene encoding uncharacterized protein, with protein MEEEQEQEQPVYRSMMDLALPNIESSRPSIIRPTVAANHFEIKPVILQMIQNTLQFGGTVIDEPYVHLTNFLEICDTFKIQGVSDDVIRLRLFPFSLRDKAKAWLTNLPADAAAGGNLLRKSSEDGYELIEEIASSCYHPLSERSASRKSNGIHQVDAFTSVAAQLEVMNKRIEELSIGNSVMRVQEVWCEKCGAEHFTKDCQTFSQPEGVMIGQLTKTISNRDQGTLPSATEKNPKEQVKAIELRSGKTVEPAPQVEKEPELATSTRIAGKSSIPTLSPTSQAKIVVPPPFPAALKKAKLDSQFGKFLEVFKKLNINIPFADALMQMPSYAKFLKEILSNKRKLEEHEMISLTENCSALVQNKIPLKQKDPGIFSIPCVINDIQFHKALCDLGASINLMHYSVFRKLSLGEPKSTRMSLQLADRSIKYPWGIIEDVLVKVDKFIFPMDFVVLDMEEDLDMPLILGRPFLATEKALIDVQKGELLLRVGEEKISFDVFNALKFSHNNEECFQLDVVDSLLFDYVQDTFQEPLEAALISEQVNVLSDGIEEMTAYLNDNQSWRRGGKLRLEDLGDRKDLVLQKPSLEEPPTVELKPLPVHLKYMFLGENDKLPIIISFCLTGEMEARLMEVLKKHKSVFAWKVADIKEINPSLCMHKILMEENINPLVQPQRRLNPKMQEVVKAETIKLLDAGIIYPISDSPWVSPVQCVPKKGGITVIQSEKNELIPTRTVTGWRVCIDYRKLNDATRKDHFPLPFIDQMLERLAGYEFYCFLDGYSGYNQIAIAPEDQDKMTFTCPYGTFFYRRMPFGLCNAPATFQRCEETNLVLNWEKFHFMVTEGIVLGHRISEQGIEVDKAKVHVIQNLPPPTTVKGVRSFLGHAGFYRRFIKDFSKISKPLSSLLMKDAPFDFDSNCLQAFEVLRERLVTAPILTSPNWDLPFEVMCDASDSAVGAVLGQRIDKVFKTIYYAIKTLNEAQLNYATTKKELLAVVFALDKFHSYLVLSKITVYTDHSAIKHLLAKKDAKPRLIRWILLLQEFDLEIKDKKGVENVVADHLSRLECIVDGAINEIDDIDNWFPDEKLFAIESSPWYANFANYLVTSTLPHNLSFHQKKKNLSDVKHYFWEEPFLFKICADSMIRRCVAKGEMQSILSHCHDREVGGHAGPVKTAAKACHLPVELEHRAYWATKTLNFEFAAAGEKRLLELNQLEEFRDSAYDMAVSYKERTKRIHDRRIRQREFKEGDVVLLFNSRLRLFPGKLKSRWSGLYKITRVYPSGAIAIKDARNESFTVNAQRLKHYVGGDIDYMSVITTLTDQD; from the exons atggaagaagaacaagaacaaGAACAACCAGTTTACAGATCCATGATGGATCTCGCCTTACCAAACATCGAAAGTTCTAGACCAAGCATCATCAGGCCAACTGTAGCAGCAAATCACTTTGAGATAAAACCTGTTAttcttcaaatgattcagaacaCACTTCAATTTGGCGGGACTGTCATTGATGAACCCTATGTGCACCTCACAAATTTTCTGGAAATTTGTGATACATTCAAGATACAGGGAGTTTCTGATGACGTTATTCGTTTGCGTTTATTCCCTTTTTCACTACGAGATAAGGCAAAAGCATGGCTGACAAATTTACCTGCAG atgcagctgcaGGTGGAAATTTACTGCGAAAATCGTCAGAGGATGGTTATGAATTAATTGAGGAAATTGCATCTAGTTGCTATCACCCTTTATCTGAAAGGAGTGCATCCCGGAAATCTAATGGGATTCATCAGGTTGATGCATTCACATCAGTGGCCGCTCAACTTGAAGTCATGAACAAGAGAATTGAGGAACTGAGTATAGGAAACTCTGTGATGCGAGTTCAAGAAGTATGGTGTGAAAAATGTGGTGCAGAACATTTCACGAAAGACTGTCAAACATTTTCTCAACCAGAGGGAGTTATG ATAGGGCAATTGACCAAAACAATTTCCAACAGAGATCAGGGTACCTTGCCGAGTGCCACAGAGAAGAATCCGAAGGAGCAGGTAAAAGCAATTGAACTGAGGAGTGGGAAGACAGTAGAGCCTGCACCACAGGTCGAGAAAGAGCCAGAATTGGCTACATCAACAAGAATTGCAGGTAAGTCATCTATCCCAACACTTTCACCCACTTCACAAGCAAAAATTGTTGTGCCACCACCTTTTCCTGCAGCCCTGAAGAAGGCAAAACTAGATTCTCAGTTTGGAAAATTCCTAGAagtattcaagaaattaaatattaatattccctTTGCCGATGCACTGATGCAAATGCCAAGTTATGCAAAGTTCTTGAAAGAGATCCTCTCCAACAAGAGGAAACTGGAGGAGCATGAAATGATTAGTCTGACTGAGAATTGCTCAGCACTGGTGCAAAATAAAATCCCATTAAAGCAAAAAGATCCAGGGATTTTCTCTATCCCTTGTGTGATTAATGATATTCAATTTCATAAAGCTTTATGTGATTTGGGTGCTAGTATAAATCTAATGCATTACTCTGTGTTCAGGAAATTGAGCTTGGGAGAACCAAAGTCTACCAGAATGTCGTTACAACTGGCAGACAGGTCCATCAAATATCCATGGGGGATAATCGAGGACGTGCTTGTAAAAGTggacaaattcatcttccccATGGACTTCGTGGTGttagatatggaagaggatttgGACATGCCACTCATATTGGGTAGACCCTTCTTGGCGACAGAAAAGGCATTAATAGATGTCCAGAAGGGGGAGTTGCTGTTAAGAGTGGGAGAAGAAAAAATTTCGTTTGACGTTTTTaatgctttaaaattttctcataaTAATGAAGAATGTTTTCAACTGGATGTAGTGGACTCactgttatttgattatgtgcAGGATACTTTTCAGGAACCATTAGAAGCTGCACTTATCTCTGAGCAAGTGAACGTTCTCAGTGATGGAATTGAAGAGATGACCGCATATTTGAATGACAACCAGTCATGGAGAAGAGGTGGAAAGCTTAGACTTGAAGACCTTGGTGACCGGAAGGATTTAGTCCTCCAGAAACCAAGCCTTGAGGAACCACCTACTGTGGAATTGAAGCCATTACCTGTCCATCTCAAATACATGTTTTTAGGTGAGAATGATAAGTTACCTATTATAATATCTTTCTGTTTAACAGGTGAGATGGAGGCCAGACTAATGGAGGTTCTCAAGAAACACAAGAGTGTGTTTGCCTGGAAAGTGGCGGATATCAAAGAAATCAATCCATCCTTATGCATGCACAAGATTTTAATGGAAGAGAACATCAACCCATTGGTCCAACCACAAAGGAGATTGAATCCAAAAATGCAGGAAGTTGTAAaagctgaaacgatcaaacttcTGGATGCAGGTATCATTTATCCTATATCTGATAGTCCATGGGTGAGTCCGGTGCAGTGTGTACCAAAGAAGGGGGGAATTACTGTCATACAGAGTGAGAAAAATGAACTGATACCCACTAGGACAGTTACAGGTTGGCGTGTGTGCATAGACTATAGAAAACTAAATGACGCAacccgtaaggatcattttcccctccccttcattgatcaaatgctagaGAGACTGGCTGGGTATGagttttactgttttttagaTGGGTATTCAGGATACAATCAAATAGCGATTGCACCTGAAGACCAGGATAAAATGACTTTCACTTGCCCATATGGTACGTTTTTCTATAGACGTATGCCTTTCGGGTTATGTAACGCTCCTGCTACTTTTCAGAG ATGCGAGGAGACAAATTTGGTACTGAACTGGGAGAAGTTTCATTTCATGGTGACAGAAGGTATAGTATTGGGTCACCGAATTTCTGAGCAGGGGATCGAGGTGGACAAAGCCAAGGTGCACGTTATTCAAAATTTGCCTCCACCTACGACGGTCAAGGGAGTCAGAAGTTTCCTGGGCCATGCCGGCTTCTATCGGCGGTTTATtaaggatttttcaaaaatttccaaaCCTCTTTCTTCTTTGCTAATGAAAGATGCCCCTTTTGACTTTGATTCaaattgtttgcaggcctttgaaGTGTTGAGAGAAAGACTGGTGACTGCACCAATACTTACATCACCAAACTGGGATCTTCCATTTGAAGTCATGTGCGATGCAAGTGACTCTGCTGTTGGCGCAGTGCTTGGCCAACGAATAGACAAGGTATTCAAAACTATTTACTACGCTATCAAGACTCTTAATGAAGCTCAACTAAATTATGCCACCACTAAAAAAGAGTTGTTAGCTGTAGTATTTGCACTGGATAAATTTCATTCATATCTTGTACTCTCAAAAATCACAGTATACACAGATCACTCTGCTATTAAGCACTTGTTGGCAAAGAAAGATGCGAAACCTAGACTGATTAGGTGGATTttacttttgcaagaatttgatttagagaTCAAGGATAAGAAAGGTGTTGAAAATGTAGTAGCTGATCATCTATCTAGATTAGAATGCATTGTTGATGGTGCAATAAATGAGATAGATGACATAGATAATTGGTTCCCTGATGAAAAACTTTTTGCCATAGAAAGTTCACCATGGTATGCAAATTTTGCGAATTATCTAGTAACAAGCACACTCCCACATAATCTGTCTTTCCatcagaagaaaaaaaatttatcagaTGTCAAGCATTATTTTTGGGAGGAACcgtttttgtttaaaatatgtgcTGACTCAATGATCCGGAGATGTGTGGCGAAAGGAGAAATGCAAAGCATCCTCAGTCATTGTCATGATCGTGAGGTAGGTGGCCATGCTGGGCCAGTCAAAACAGCAGCAAAG GCATGCCATTTACCTGTTGAGTTAGAACATAGAGCATATTGGGCTACTAAGACCCTAAACTTTGAATTTGCTGCTGCAGGTGAAAAGAGATTGTTGGAGCTTAATCAACTGGAGGAATTCCGCGACAGTGCATATGATATGGCGGTTTCGTACAAGGAACGAACCAAGAGAATACATGACAGGCGCATTCGTCAGCGGGAATTCAAGGAAGGAGATGTTGTCTTGCTATTCAACTCCCGGTTGAGGCTGTTTCCCGGGAAACTGAAGTCTAGGTGGTCAGGCCTCTATAAAATCACCAGAGTGTATCCATCGGGGGCCATTGCGATCAAAGATGCCAGAAACGAGTCTTTTACGGTCAATGCTCAAAGGCTTAAGCACTACGTGGGGGGTGACATTGATTACATGTCGGTCATCACCACATTGACTGACCAAGACTAG
- the LOC140889934 gene encoding uncharacterized protein, whose translation MDLQGYELSPIKTALYGFAGHTVQPRGEVLLTITLGLGDMKKTVMTRFTIVEAPSSYNVILGRPDLNAFRAVASAYHQKIKFPVGYRLGEVRGDQTSSRKCYVEIVKLDYKRARQNGKEGCHGVREVCSVEEAKGEHEEVELVPGKGEKSTKISRDLESDLAEKLRGCLIKKIDVFTWSPDKLVGISSHVVEQKLNIVPGSRPIMQKKRHFGAEKDRVIAGQVQELLQVGHIKEVKFPTWLSNVVLVPKATGK comes from the coding sequence ATGGATTTACAGGGGTACGAATTGAGCCCGATAAAAACAGCCCTGTACGGATTTGCCGGACACACTGTTCAACCTCGGGGGGAGGTGTTGCTAACCATAACCTTAGGGTTAGGGGATATGAAGAAGACAGTCATGACAAGGTTCACAATCGTGGAGGCACCCTCTTCCTACAACGTCATCTTGGGGCGTCCGGATTTGAATGCCTTCAGGGCCGTCGCCTCAGCTTACCATCAGAAGATTAAATTCCCTGTGGGATACAGGCTGGGAGAGGTTAGGGGAGATCAAACTTCCTCAAGGAAGTGTtatgttgagatagttaaattggATTATAAAAGAGCAAGGCAGAACGGAAAGGAGGGATGCCATGGAGTAAGGGAAGTATGTTCTGTGGAGGAAGCTAAGGGTGAGCATGAGGAAGTGGAGTTGGTGCCCGGGAAAGGGGAAAAATCTACCAAGATTTCCCGGGACCTGGAGTCAGACTTGGCCGAGAAGTTGAGGGGCTgccttataaaaaaaatagatgtATTCACCTGGTCCCCTGACAAGTTGGTGGGCATCTCATCCCATGTTGTGGAGCAGAAGTTGAACATCGTCCCCGGATCCAGGCCGATAATGCAAAAGAAAAGGCATTTCGGGGCCGAGAAAGATAGAGTAATTGCTGGGCAAGTCCAGGAACTATTACAGGTAGGGCACATTAAGGAGGTGAAATTTCCTACCTGGTTGTCCAACGTGGTGCTGGTGCCAAAGGCTACAGGGAAATGA
- the LOC140887714 gene encoding uncharacterized protein isoform X1 translates to MAVDVRCCGGSAVPTLSFRRTENVFLRHHASCQPPRKITRRFIAFAVLKRSPKRLKYSTPRFAKEDELLYVEVDPAGSDSWKLDPMIELLKEGAVGVIPTDTVYALVCDLRNNSAIERLRRIKDIQPSKASCCFTFWILSLASPWLTQPLSILCRSFRDIDTYTTGFPRGNGQGLTNIFRAVKHCLPGPYTFILTGSKELPKQCIRHGTTASKYASRKNVGVRIPDDAVCQAILEKMDAPLISTSVKSLKDNEWILDPVVIADVYGPEGLDFVVDAGMRIADPSTVVDMTASSPRIIRHGKGPKQPWMTAEDEDHLVYEDILISRAL, encoded by the exons ATGGCGGTGGATGTCAGATGTTGCGGCGGCTCCGCCGTACCAACGTTATCATTCCGACGCACTGAGAATGTATTCTTGCGTCATCACGCTTCCTGTCAACCTCCTCGGAAAATCACCCGTCGATTCATTGCGTTTGCTGTACTGAAGAGGAGCCCCAAACGACTCAAATACTCCACTCCTCGCTTTGCTAAG GAGGACGAGTTGCTTTATGTTGAAGTTGATCCTGCTGGGTCGGACTCATGGAAACTCGACCCGATGATCGAGCTTTTGAAGGAGGGAGCTGTTGGAGTTATACCTACTGACACCGT GTATGCTCTAGTTTGTGATCTGAGAAACAATTCAGCCATTGAACGACTGCGGAG AATAAAGGATATTCAGCCTTCTAAGGCAAGCTGCTGTTTTACTTTCTGGATCTTAAGCTTGGCATCACCTTGGCTCACACAA CCTCTTAGTATTTTGTGTCGTTCCTTTAGAGACATAGATACATATACCACAGGATTTCCTAGGGGCAATGGCCAGGGTCTTACAAACATTTTTCGAGCAGTTAAACATTGTCTTCCGGGCCCG TATACTTTCATTTTAACTGGCAGCAAAGAATTGCCAAAACAATGTATAAGACACGGGACTACAGCGTCCAAGTATGCATCAAGGAAAAACGTTGGAGTTCGTATACCTGATGATGCCGTGTGTCAGGCTATATTGGAGAAGATGGACGCACCTTTGATATCCACGAG TGTCAAATCATTGAAGGACAACGAATGGATATTAGATCCTGTTGTGATAGCTGACGTATACGGACCAGAG GGCCTTGATTTTGTTGTCGATGCTGGTATGAGGATAGCTGATCCATCTACTGTGGTGGACATGACCGCGAGTTCTCCTCGAATTATACGACACGGAAAG GGTCCCAAACAACCTTGGATGACTGCGGAAGATGAAGATCATCTTGTATATGAAGATATCCTCATTTCCCGTGCACTGTAA
- the LOC140887714 gene encoding uncharacterized protein isoform X3, translating to MAVDVRCCGGSAVPTLSFRRTENVFLRHHASCQPPRKITRRFIAFAVLKRSPKRLKYSTPRFAKEDELLYVEVDPAGSDSWKLDPMIELLKEGAVGVIPTDTVYALVCDLRNNSAIERLRRIKDIQPSKPLSILCRSFRDIDTYTTGFPRGNGQGLTNIFRAVKHCLPGPYTFILTGSKELPKQCIRHGTTASKYASRKNVGVRIPDDAVCQAILEKMDAPLISTSVKSLKDNEWILDPVVIADVYGPEGLDFVVDAGMRIADPSTVVDMTASSPRIIRHGKGPKQPWMTAEDEDHLVYEDILISRAL from the exons ATGGCGGTGGATGTCAGATGTTGCGGCGGCTCCGCCGTACCAACGTTATCATTCCGACGCACTGAGAATGTATTCTTGCGTCATCACGCTTCCTGTCAACCTCCTCGGAAAATCACCCGTCGATTCATTGCGTTTGCTGTACTGAAGAGGAGCCCCAAACGACTCAAATACTCCACTCCTCGCTTTGCTAAG GAGGACGAGTTGCTTTATGTTGAAGTTGATCCTGCTGGGTCGGACTCATGGAAACTCGACCCGATGATCGAGCTTTTGAAGGAGGGAGCTGTTGGAGTTATACCTACTGACACCGT GTATGCTCTAGTTTGTGATCTGAGAAACAATTCAGCCATTGAACGACTGCGGAG AATAAAGGATATTCAGCCTTCTAAG CCTCTTAGTATTTTGTGTCGTTCCTTTAGAGACATAGATACATATACCACAGGATTTCCTAGGGGCAATGGCCAGGGTCTTACAAACATTTTTCGAGCAGTTAAACATTGTCTTCCGGGCCCG TATACTTTCATTTTAACTGGCAGCAAAGAATTGCCAAAACAATGTATAAGACACGGGACTACAGCGTCCAAGTATGCATCAAGGAAAAACGTTGGAGTTCGTATACCTGATGATGCCGTGTGTCAGGCTATATTGGAGAAGATGGACGCACCTTTGATATCCACGAG TGTCAAATCATTGAAGGACAACGAATGGATATTAGATCCTGTTGTGATAGCTGACGTATACGGACCAGAG GGCCTTGATTTTGTTGTCGATGCTGGTATGAGGATAGCTGATCCATCTACTGTGGTGGACATGACCGCGAGTTCTCCTCGAATTATACGACACGGAAAG GGTCCCAAACAACCTTGGATGACTGCGGAAGATGAAGATCATCTTGTATATGAAGATATCCTCATTTCCCGTGCACTGTAA